One stretch of Ananas comosus cultivar F153 linkage group 6, ASM154086v1, whole genome shotgun sequence DNA includes these proteins:
- the LOC109711384 gene encoding verprolin-like, with translation MATSKQKEGATTLREKTSSSSTVSSTRRSPSSRSSLPTSPKRRPEKPTVPSRGLTAVTASTAVVKPPSTRRSTERNAPATTALKERAVLKAPPSSSKAAASHKHLPEKPSASASSKSRTSHTSSVVVRGRSPGAVVKRKEAKNGSLSRTSSDPGLLEFAALSLLGNNKIEESTETTVSISSMEDHLPNELLPNPIDAKAAEDAPPPPPPPPHECNKQQHEQSPLESEGVVHEDGSRSNEEMIKEDNIEIAHNTTLEDPKGGGGDEVGNYEKEKLMLEVKKNIEKNIETKHGGKKEAVKSNDVIEETKSKLLERKKSKVKALVGAFETVMSLHGSEVQTDQTQEKGGGEMD, from the coding sequence ATGGCTACATCAAAGCAAAAGGAAGGTGCAACCACCCTGAGAGAGAAgacaagcagcagcagcacagTCTCTTCGACCCGCCGCAGCCCGTCGTCCCGATCGTCGCTTCCGACCTCCCCCAAACGCCGCCCGGAGAAACCGACTGTGCCGTCTCGCGGGCTTACTGCAGTTACCGCAAGCACCGCCGTCGTGAAGCCTCCGTCGACAAGACGATCGACGGAACGAAATGCGCCTGCAACAACTGCCCTGAAGGAGAGAGCAGTGCTTAAGGCTCCACCTTCCTCGTCGAAAGCAGCAGCTTCTCACAAGCACTTACCAGAAAAGCCCTCAGCAAGTGCTTCTTCCAAAAGTAGAACCAGCCACACTTCATCTGTCGTGGTGAGGGGGAGGAGCCCCGGGGCGGTCGTAAAGAGGAAAGAAGCTAAGAATGGTTCATTATCAAGGACAAGTAGTGATCCTGGGTTGCTAGAGTTTGCTGCATTAAGTTTACTCGGAAACAATAAGATCGAAGAGAGTACTGAAACCACTGTAAGCATATCGTCGATGGAAGATCACTTGCCGAACGAACTACTCCCCAACCCCATTGATGCGAAAGCCGCAGAAgatgctcctcctcctcctcctcctcctcctcatgaATGTAATAAGCAGCAGCATGAACAAAGTCCTTTAGAAAGTGAGGGAGTAGTGCATGAAGATGGAAGCAGGAGCAATGAAGAGATGATCAAAGAGGACAATATTGAAATTGCACACAACACTACTTTAGAGGATCCAAAGGGAGGAGGAGGTGATGAGGTGGGGAATTATGAGAAGGAGAAATTAATGTTGGAGGTGAAGAAGAACATAGAAAAGAACATAGAGACCAAGCATGGGGGAAAGAAGGAGGCTGTGAAGAGCAATGATGTGATAGAGGAGACAAAGAGTAAGTTgctggagaggaagaagagcaaGGTGAAGGCTCTGGTGGGAGCCTTTGAGACTGTGATGTCACTGCATGGGAGTGAGGTTCAAACTGATCAAACCCAGGAGAAGGGAGGAGGGGAAATGGATTGA